A region from the Sinorhizobium alkalisoli genome encodes:
- a CDS encoding transposase: protein MADQNKTETAAADVETPAEVKPSTAKKQRSPRPRKAAAVEAKPEASAAGVSVTKPRKYGEQEKAEKLKLIETQVAEGKSKLKDAIKSAGISEQTYYQWKRAAKLDDKRESLTTDDELADLVRLENENQRLRKLLAEKLRAENAELRKRLGLDE from the coding sequence ATGGCTGACCAAAATAAAACCGAAACGGCTGCTGCGGACGTTGAGACGCCTGCCGAAGTGAAACCATCAACGGCTAAGAAGCAGAGGTCACCGCGGCCGCGGAAGGCGGCCGCCGTTGAAGCTAAACCCGAAGCGAGCGCTGCAGGGGTGTCGGTCACGAAGCCGAGGAAGTATGGCGAACAAGAAAAAGCTGAGAAGCTCAAACTGATCGAGACGCAAGTCGCCGAAGGTAAAAGCAAACTCAAGGACGCCATCAAGAGCGCCGGCATATCGGAGCAAACCTATTATCAGTGGAAAAGGGCCGCAAAGCTCGATGATAAACGGGAGTCCCTCACCACTGACGATGAGTTGGCAGACCTCGTTCGACTCGAAAATGAGAATCAGAGGCTCCGCAAGCTCTTGGCAGAAAAGTTGCGCGCGGAAAATGCAGAGCTGCGCAAGAGGCTTGGGCTGGACGAATAG
- a CDS encoding acyl-CoA dehydrogenase family protein, whose product MGSFTNRHGSLRPVPLRVASDEDVLAAAAEIVALGADAPVGLPAEALEQSGLLAIPIPNDFDGADVSNGLIAHVVSPIAEAHPAAARALASHFRALELVRNAGSEEQRRSIYLRVVSGERLSSAAVGVHRASQRYVIDGVGFKVSGACLERSRSVESIARAARQLRSPSRP is encoded by the coding sequence ATGGGCTCCTTTACAAATCGTCATGGCAGTCTCAGGCCAGTGCCGCTTCGAGTAGCGTCCGACGAAGATGTCTTGGCGGCCGCTGCCGAGATTGTCGCGCTCGGCGCCGATGCTCCAGTTGGGCTTCCGGCCGAAGCGTTGGAGCAGTCCGGCCTGCTTGCCATTCCCATACCGAACGATTTCGACGGCGCTGACGTTTCTAACGGGCTGATCGCACACGTAGTCTCACCGATTGCTGAGGCGCACCCCGCTGCCGCCCGTGCGCTCGCCAGTCATTTCCGCGCTCTCGAATTGGTCCGTAACGCCGGGAGCGAGGAGCAGCGACGGAGCATCTACCTGCGTGTAGTATCGGGTGAAAGGCTGTCGTCGGCTGCGGTCGGAGTTCACAGAGCGAGTCAGCGCTACGTCATCGACGGTGTCGGCTTCAAAGTCAGCGGTGCTTGCCTTGAGCGAAGCCGAAGTGTTGAGTCTATTGCTCGTGCAGCGCGGCAGCTCCGAAGCCCGTCTCGTCCATAG